The DNA segment GACGACGTCGAACCAGCTCGTGGCGTTGCTCCGGGAGGCCGGCGCCGAGGAGGTCCACATGCGGATCGGCGCCCCGCAGATCGTCGCCCCCTGCTACATGGGGATCGATATGGCCTCGCGCGAGGAGCTCATCGCCGCCGACCGATCGACCGAGGAGATCCGCGAGGAGATCGGCGCGGACAGCCTAGCGTACCTCTCGGTCGACGCCGTCGCCGACGCGCTCGGCGAGGTCCGGGAGGACCTCTGTCTGGGCTGTGTCACCGGCGAGTACCCCTACGACATCGAGGGCGAGGCGTCCGACCGCGAGGTCGAGCGACCGTCGATCTCGGAGTCGTCGCTGCCCGCCGACGACTGACGGACACGACGGTCGAATCCCGCATCCGTTTCACCGAGCGGGCCCCTATCGTGGCAACGTTTATCGGGGTCACCGACGAACCCGAGGCTCGTCGCATGATACCACGAGCCACCGTATCGACGAGGAAGTCGCGATGACCCGACGGCGGACCTTTCTCGCGCTGCTGGGCGCGACGGCGGTCGCGAGCGCGACGAACGCCGACGCGGCGGACGAGTCCGAGGAACGACCGACCGAACCAGGGGCCACGGCGGAGCTCGACCCCGCGGAGGCGCTGCTCGCGTACGTCGTCGCGAACTACGGCGATCGGTTCGAGGACGAGGACCTCGACGTGATCCGCGAGGGGATCGAGGGGTCGCTCGACTCGGCGGCCGCCTTCCGGGAGGTCGGCCTCGAGAACGCGGACGAGCCGGCCTACGGGTTCAGCGCGTATCGGGCCCGAGGTGACGACCGGTGATCGCCGACGAGATCCTCGTTGGCTCGGTCGACGATCTGGGTCGGCGGCTTCGGGAGGGCGAGTTCACCGTCAGGGAGCTCACCGAGGCGTACCTGGATCGCCTCGAACGGATCGGACCCGAGCTGAACGCCGTCGTGACGGTCACGCGTGAACGGGCGCTCGAGACGGCCGATCGACTCGACGACGAACTCGAGGCCGGCGACGACCGCGGCCCGCTCCACGGGATCCCGTACGGGGTGAAGGACCTCGTCGCGACCGAGGGGTACCCGACGACGTGGGGCGCCGAACCGTATCGCGATCAGGAGATCGACGAGGACGCAGCCGTCGTGACGCGGCTCGAGGAGGCCGGCGCCGTGTTGGTCGGAAAGCTCGCCATGGTCGAACTCGCCGGCGGGTTCGGCTACGACAGCGCGAACGCCTCGTTCACCGGTCCCGGGCGGAACCCCTGGAACGTCGACGCCTGGAGCGGCGGCTCCTCGAGCGGCTCCGCCGCCGCGGTGGCGGCCGGTCTCGTCGGCTTCGCGATCGGTACGGAGACGTGGGGGTCGCTCAACACGCCCGCGGCGTTCTCGGGGGTCAACGCGGTTCGGCCGACCTACGATCGGGTGAGCCGCGACGGCGTGATGGCGCTGTCGTGGACGATGGACAAGGTCGGGCCGATGTGCCGGGCCGTGGGCGGCTGTGAGCACGTGCTGCGGGCGATGGCCGAACCCGGCGAGACCGGACGAGGACGATCGGCGCCGTCGTCGAAACGGGGTCTCGGCGGGACCGACCGACGGAGCGGTTTTCGCGTCGCGGTCCCCGAGGGGGCGGGCGAGGACGAACAGGCGGCCGTCCGGGAGAACTTCGAGCGCACGCTCGGGACGCTCGAGGAGTTCGCGACGGTCGAGCGCGTCTCGCTTCCCGACCTCCCGTTCGCCGCCATGGCGGGGACGATCATCGACGCCGAGGCCGCCGCGGCGTTCGAGGACCTGATCGAGAGCGGCGCGGTCCACGAACTCGATGACGGGACCCACCAGCTCGGGAGCTACCGCGCGACGGTCGTCCTCGCGAGGGACTACGTCAACGCCAATCGCGTCCGAACGAGGGCCCAACGCGAACTCGACGCCCTGCTCGCCGAGTACGACGCGCTCGTGGCGCCGGCGCGCGGATCCGTGGCGAATCCGATCGAGGAGTCGCTGACCGAGTACTTCGGCCAGTTCGCGTCGCCGCCGGTGAACGCTGCCGCGAACGTGACCGGCCTCCCGGGCGTCACGACGCCGAACGGGTTCGGCGAACGCGGCCTCCCGACGGCGGTCGAGTTCGTCGGCCGCGCCTGGGAGGAGACGACGGTGCTCGCGGTGGCATGCGAGTACGAGCGCCGAACCGATCGCGTCGACCACGCGACGCTGATCGAGGCGCTCGAGGGGTACTGAGGTGCGGATCGAACGACTTCGGCGCCGATCCGAATTCGTCCCGACGGCGTTCGATGGGGCCTCGATCGGTGGACGTGTGATCCGCCCGTTCCCGCGGCGTTCCGGACGTCAGTAGACGCCGTGGAGGAGGGCGTACACCGCGATGCCGAGGGAGAAGGAGATCAGCCACAGCGAGGCGGCGACGCGACCGACCCGCGCGTGCGACGTTCGGCGTAGCTCCCGAACCGATCGAGTGGCCGCGAGCAGCAACACGTAGTAGAGCAGCGGGATGCAGACCACCGCGAGCAGGATGTGGACTCCCAGCAGCGGGAGGTAGACGAACCGATAGACCGTCTCGGGACCAGGAAACGGCTCCGGGCCACCCAGCAGCGTTAGGCGGTAGAGGTAGAGCCCGAGGAAACCGACGAACAGGACGGTCGAGACGATCATCGCGACGCGGTGACGTTCGACTCGCCCCGTGCGGATCCAGTGCCAGCCGAGGCTGATCGTGAGGATGGCGCTCGCGCTGATGGCGGCGTTGACGGTCGGGATCGCGTCGACGAGCCAGCCGGGCGCCTCGGGAACGACGGTGGCGGGGACGTACCCGAGGGCGGCTCCGAAGACGAGCGCGAGCGAGACGGCGGTCAGGACGCCGGTGAGCGCCGGCACGTGGCCTCGGACCTGCTGTTGCATACGCGCATAGAGGGTAGTCACCAGTATAGGCGTTCTCACACGTAACGAGATTCGGCCGACAGAACTACATCGATCAGACCGCTCTATCGAGTCGATAGTATTCATGGAACCGACGAGAAATACGAGGGGCCATCGAGGCAACGATGACGGACGGGGACCGTTTTCCCGGCGGGCGTTTCTGGGGACCGTCGGCGCGGCCTCCGTAGCCCTGGCAGGCTGTATGAATGACGGCTCGGACGGGAACGGAGACGAGAGCGACGGCACCGGAAACGGGAACGGTACCGGAAACGAGAGCAACGGTACCGGAAACGAGAGCGGGAACGAGAGCGACGGCGGCGAGGAGAACGAGAGCAGCGCAGCAGCGGCGGCGATCGACTACGGGGAGCTGATCGACGACTTCCAGGACGGCGGCGGCTGGTTCGCCGGCGGCGACGTCCAGATCACCCCCGACGACAGCGAGGCCGTGGTAGGCGAACACTCGCTGCGCGTCGAGAGCGAGAGCGACGTCGCGACGATCGCCTGGGCGGCCGCCTCGCCGCTCGACTTCTCGG comes from the Halalkalicoccus sp. CG83 genome and includes:
- a CDS encoding DUF420 domain-containing protein translates to MQQQVRGHVPALTGVLTAVSLALVFGAALGYVPATVVPEAPGWLVDAIPTVNAAISASAILTISLGWHWIRTGRVERHRVAMIVSTVLFVGFLGLYLYRLTLLGGPEPFPGPETVYRFVYLPLLGVHILLAVVCIPLLYYVLLLAATRSVRELRRTSHARVGRVAASLWLISFSLGIAVYALLHGVY
- a CDS encoding amidase, with the translated sequence MIADEILVGSVDDLGRRLREGEFTVRELTEAYLDRLERIGPELNAVVTVTRERALETADRLDDELEAGDDRGPLHGIPYGVKDLVATEGYPTTWGAEPYRDQEIDEDAAVVTRLEEAGAVLVGKLAMVELAGGFGYDSANASFTGPGRNPWNVDAWSGGSSSGSAAAVAAGLVGFAIGTETWGSLNTPAAFSGVNAVRPTYDRVSRDGVMALSWTMDKVGPMCRAVGGCEHVLRAMAEPGETGRGRSAPSSKRGLGGTDRRSGFRVAVPEGAGEDEQAAVRENFERTLGTLEEFATVERVSLPDLPFAAMAGTIIDAEAAAAFEDLIESGAVHELDDGTHQLGSYRATVVLARDYVNANRVRTRAQRELDALLAEYDALVAPARGSVANPIEESLTEYFGQFASPPVNAAANVTGLPGVTTPNGFGERGLPTAVEFVGRAWEETTVLAVACEYERRTDRVDHATLIEALEGY